In a single window of the Coffea eugenioides isolate CCC68of chromosome 3, Ceug_1.0, whole genome shotgun sequence genome:
- the LOC113766173 gene encoding BAHD acyltransferase At5g47980-like — protein MVIDMTTISVFLKCWAAISRGSQDDQSPGHPYPRAPAISDLKVKGSSKRVPDPTSVEVVSSFIWKHAMAAAKVVKGFQQPSVIFHAADLRRRMVPPLPEYSAGNIGSPIVAEYEKIDELEVKFGRLVKILRLAKEKNKDEFVPKLLSSGGFDMMIKFLEDWGEKCSNKDLNTYQFSSWCKIGLNEVDFGWGKPIWTSLVGGTEVESMYKNFVVLVDGSDGGIEAWLILEQKEMAVLENDGEFLAYASPNPGIIIS, from the exons ATGGTCATTGATATGACAACTATCAGTGTTTTCCTGAAATGTTGGGCTGCAATTTCTAGAGGTTCTCAAGATGATCAATCACCAGGTCATCCTTATCCTCG TGCACCAGCAATATCTGATCTCAAAGTGAAAGGTTCCAGCAAGCGCGTTCCGGATCCTACAAGTGTTGAAGTTGTGTCATCTTTCATCTGGAAGCATGCAATGGCTGCAGCAAAGGTAGTAAAGGGTTTCCAACAGCCATCAGTAATATTTCATGCAGCAGATTTGCGAAGAAGAATGGTGCCACCTCTACCAGAATATTCTGCTGGGAATATTGGTTCTCCAATCGTTGCAGAATATGAAAAGATTGATGAATTGGAGGTAAAATTTGGAAGATTAGTGAAAATACTAAGATTGGctaaggaaaaaaataaggatGAATTTGTGCCAAAATTACTTAGTTCTGGAGGGTTTGATATGATGATTAAGTTTTTGGAAGACTGGGGAGAAAAGTGCAGTAACAAAGATTTAAATACTTACCAATTCAGCAGCTGGTGCAAAATAGGATTAAATGAAGTCGATTTTGGCTGGGGAAAACCAATTTGGACTAGTTTGGTAGGTGGTACTGAGGTAGAATCCATGTATAAGAATTTTGTGGTTCTTGTTGATGGATCAGATGGTGGGATTGAAGCATGGTTGATATTGGAGCAAAAGGAGATGGCTGTACTGGAAAATGATGGGGAGTTCCTTGCTTATGCTTCTCCAAATCCTGGGATCATaatatcttaa
- the LOC113766174 gene encoding cytochrome P450 76AD1-like, with translation MANGLIFVNCAKNKFSSERLNASQGHRQEKLQQLCNYVDGCCINGEAVDIGEAAFTTILNILSNTLFSVDFGNYESNSSQELKEIISGVVDTIAKPNLSDFFPVLRAIDPLGIRRQTKFYFGKLLQKFEEIIRQRLQEREKSLAYLRRNDLLEVLLDLTQQQKSEWGIEEIKHLLLAQFLLETLQDFFLAAFDTTSSTVEWAIAELLRNSEKIERARSEIREIIGRGKLVQESQIFALPYLQAIIKEVFRLYPPATTISRYYEADIVIGQYIVPKNALVLVNLWAIGRDSSLWSSPDSFVPERFLDSEIDVKGQHFELLPFGTGRRMCLGMPLADRFIHSTVASLIHNFDWKIEGGIKPEDVDMSEKLGVTMQKAVPLKAIPTRTTV, from the exons ATGGCCAATGGCTTAATCTTCGTAAATTGTGCAAAGAACAAATTCTCCTCAGAACGACTCAATGCTAGTCAAGGGCACCGTCAAGAAAAGCTACAACAGCTTTGTAATTATGTCGATGGCTGTTGCATTAACGGGGAAGCTGTCGACATAGGTGAAGCTGccttcactacaatcctcaatatTCTGTCCAACACTTTATTCTCTGTTGATTTTGGTAATTACGAGTCCAATTCATCTCAAGAACTGAAAGAAATCATATCGGGTGTGGTGGATACCATAGCAAAACCTAATCTTTCAGACTTCTTTCCGGTGCTCAGAGCAATTGATCCACTGGGTATTAGGCGGCAGACCAAATTTTACTTTGGAAAATTGcttcaaaaatttgaagaaattatCAGGCAACGGTTACAAGAAAGAGAGAAATCTCTTGCTTACTTGCGCAGAAATGACTTGTTGGAGGTCCTCCTTGATCTCACCCAGCAGCAAAAATCTGAATGGGGCATTGAGGAGATAAAACATTTGCTTCTC GCTCAATTTCTTCTCGAAACTCTGCAG GATTTTTTCCTTGCAGCATTTGATACAACATCATCAACGGTGGAATGGGCAATTGCAGAGTTATTGCGAAACTCTGAAAAAATAGAAAGGGCTAGATCTGAGATTAGAGAAATCATAGGAAGAGGAAAGCTGGTTCAAGAATCACAGATTTTTGCACTCCCTTACTTGCAGGCAATTATTAAAGAGGTCTTTCGCCTTTACCCTCCTGCCACCACAATAAGTCGCTATTACGAGGCCGATATTGTGATTGGCCAGTACATTGTGCCCAAAAATGCTCTAGTTCTTGTTAATTTATGGGCTATTGGTAGAGACTCTAGCTTGTGGTCGAGTCCTGATTCCTTTGTGCCAGAAAGGTTCCTGgatagtgaaattgatgtgaaAGGCCAGCATTTTGAGCTCCTTCCATTCGGTACAGGCAGGAGAATGTGTCTTGGAATGCCGCTGGCTGATCGGTTTATTCATTCGACGGTGGCTTCGCTCATTCATAACTTTGATTGGAAGATTGAAGGAGGGATCAAACCAGAAGATGTGGACATGAGTGAAAAGCTTGGAGTTACAATGCAGAAGGCTGTACCCCTCAAAGCCATTCCAACTCGAACCACAGTTTAA
- the LOC113764773 gene encoding probable 2-oxoglutarate-dependent dioxygenase AOP1 translates to MGSPAPRKLLVVDFTNEELKPGSSSWASACNDIQRALENHGCFIALYNKVSPELDKAIFQAADDLFDLPTELKVQNINEKPYHGYIGQIPFVPLHEGLGIDYATTLDGVQSFTNLMWPKGNKSFSESSFSFAKTVAKLDEMVIKMLFESYGVEKYSDSHIDSTRYLLRFLKYRAPEVNETTMAFPSHTDKSFLTILYQNHISGLEIRTRDDEWIKVDFPQKSFVVMAGDACQAWSNDRVLSSNHKVTMDANGKETRYTIALFSFLSKMVQVPEELVNDEKPLQFKPFVHIDLLNFYATDQGRKSQNILKDFCGV, encoded by the exons ATGGGTTCCCCAGCACCAAGAAAGCTTCTTGTTGTGGACTTCACAAACGAAGAACTGAAGCCGGGTTCAAGCTCTTGGGCATCGGCATGCAATGATATCCAGCGTGCCCTCGAAAACCACGGCTGCTTTATAGCTTTGTACAACAAAGTTTCTCCTGAACTTGATAAGGCCATCTTTCAAGCAGCTGATGATTTATTTGACCTCCCGACCGAACTCAAGGTCCAAAATATCAATGAAAAACCTTACCACGGCTACATTGGCCAAATTCCCTTTGTTCCACTCCATGAAGGCTTAGGGATTGATTATGCCACCACTCTTGATGGAGTACAAAGCTTCACTAATCTCATGTGGCCCAAAGGAAACAAATCTTTCAG TGAAAGTTCATTTTCATTTGCAAAGACAGTGGCGAAGTTAGATGAAATGGTAATAAAAATGCTGTTCGAAAGCTATGGTGTTGAGAAATACAGCGATTCTCACATAGACTCGACCAGATATCTTCTTCGGTTCCTTAAGTACAGAGCCCCAGAAGTGAATGAGACCACCATGGCTTTTCCTTCTCATACTGATAAGAGCTTTTTGACCATCCTTTATCAGAACCACATTTCTGGCTTGGAAATAAGGACAAGGGATGATGAATGGATCAAAGTTGATTTTCCTCAAAAATCCTTTGTTGTGATGGCCGGGGATGCCTGCCAG GCTTGGAGTAATGATAGAGTGCTTTCTTCCAACCACAAAGTAACCATGGACGCCAATGGAAAAGAAACAAGGTACACTATAGCCTTATTCTCATTCCTCAGCAAGATGGTGCAAGTACCAGAAGAATTAGTTAATGATGAAAAGCCACTGCAGTTCAAACCATTTGTCCATATAGATTTGCTCAACTTTTACGCCACTGACCAAGGACGGAAATCACAAAACATCCTCAAAGATTTCTGTGGTGTTTGA
- the LOC113764657 gene encoding glutathione S-transferase U17-like, with protein sequence MPTNDVKLLGAPASQYVNRVQFALNLKSIDYEFIPQNMREKSELLLKSNPVHKNIPVLLHGDKPICDSLVIVQYIDEFWFDGPSILPSDPYDRAIARFWAAYIDDKWIPFFKELTTAKDEESKTALVEKIFEGLKLFEDVFVKASKGKCFFGGETIGFLDIVLGCYLGWLKAWGIQLDVNFLDESKTPALVGWAERFSSDKAIHGIIPETEELFRILQIILARAADAASK encoded by the exons ATGCCAACAAATGATGTAAAGCTTCTTGGTGCTCCTGCAAGCCAATACGTGAACCGGGTTCAGTTTGCCCTCAATCTAAAATCGATAGACTATGAATTCATCCCACAGAATATGAGAGAAAAAAGTGAGCTCCTTCTTAAATCTAATCCTGTTCACAAGAACATCCCAGTACTCCTCCATGGTGATAAGCCCATATGTGACTCACTGGTGATTGTGCAGTACATTGATGAGTTCTGGTTTGATGGTCCCTCTATCCTTCCTTCTGATCCCTACGACCGTGCCATAGCCCGCTTTTGGGCAGCTTACATTGATGACAAG TGGATTCCATTTTTCAAGGAGCTTACAACTGCAAAAGACGAGGAGTCAAAAACAGCATTGGTGGAGAAAATATTTGAAGGTCTAAAACTCTTTGAGGATGTATTCGTGAAGGCCAGCAAAGGGAAGTGCTTCTTTGGTGGAGAAACAATAGGTTTTCTTGATATCGTTCTGGGCTGCTACTTGGGCTGGCTAAAGGCTTGGGGAATTCAGTTAGATGTGAATTTTCTTGATGAATCCAAGACACCTGCTCTAGTGGGATGGGCTGAAAGGTTTTCCTCGGACAAAGCTATTCACGGTATTATACCAGAGACTGAGGAACTTTTTAGAATTCTTCAAATCATCCTAGCTAGGGCAGCAGATGCTGCTTCAAAGTGA